The Sorghum bicolor cultivar BTx623 chromosome 6, Sorghum_bicolor_NCBIv3, whole genome shotgun sequence genome contains the following window.
ATGCAAAGGAGAAGTGCTGAAGCGAAGCAGTGGTGCCTGAAAAGTGGGTGTACAACATGAAGACTGTTGCACCTGACAAAGCACCCAAGAAGCCAACTGCATAGATGCTAAAGAGGTGTTCAAATGCCATGTTTGCTGTCCCTGCTTcgtcctgaaaaaaaaagagtagaTGGTCAAAATTCAAATGATAACACAACAAAATCATTCTTTAGTTGTAGTATATATCATTACATAAATATGAGAGTGGTGCTGGAAAATGGCAAAGCATGTTTCCTACCCGCAAACGAGAATTTCCAATATCATCAGACGATGAGCTAAGAAAAACAGAGGGGGAAAAAATCATTTGCACACAATCTTTTCTATGGCCTCCCTGGTAATTTTTTTATGTCGCTTCCTATGTCTAAAAAATATTACCTCTAATTGTAGTACTGGACTGTAGACAACTCAATTGCCAGTAACTTCATCAGTGAACAAGAGGTGAATGAAGGATCACAAATCTATGTATGTAGGTGTATTTCTGTAGCTCACCAACTTCAAAGCCGAAATAACCAACTCAAATTCTATTTGTTTTATGCCTTAAGATATTAGGTGATTAGCAATTTAGCACAAGAACTTAGTGTATAAATTCAAATATTTCTAGCTACCTTCATGTATGCAGAAGCTCCGCTAGGAGGATATGCTGATTTCCCTTGCTCAGTCTTTTGCAATGGTGGAATGACAACGCCACCATGCACAATAGTTCCCTTCTGGATCACCGCATAAGGGCCAATTGATGCCTTCTGACCAATCTTGATATGCCTGAAACTCAGCACTTCATTACGGACTTCATGGCTCTGAATGAGAACACCTTCTGCGATCACTGCACTATCCGCGACTGCTAGTAAGGATGGGTCAGTGATGTCTACCGTATCAATGACAACATCTGAACCAATCCGAGCTCCTTGCATCTTGAACCAATAATTCAAGAAGACTGTGCCCTTTAGATGCACAGCTAGCATCTTTGCTGCTAATGATTGTGCCTTGTTTAGTGCCCACCATTTCACAAAGTCAACTGACCATATCGAAATATCAGGGGTTAAAACATAATTTGGCTGAAGGAATGGCTTCCCCAAGGTAGATAGAGATAATGAAGTGAACAAGGCATAGCAGATCCATGCAATAGGTGCCAAGACCAAAGAACTAAGATAGCTCAGTAGTGATGATTTCACCAGACTGACTGAAGATATCATGCTCATGTACATCGAGCTTGCGAGATATGCTGGGAGTAACAGGATAAAACAGACATAAGTAAGAGCCAGGAGCTGGAGGGTCCCAGTAGCAAACACGCTAAGATCAAAACTAGTGGCATCTGTGATaactagattctcatcttcagcGGAGTGAGATACATCAGGTTCTAACTGTGGTTGTGACTTGCGTGCCAAATTCTCCAAGAAGCTCCCAAGCTCAGCAATACAGCTTGCCGTAAAAATGTCAATGGCTCCAACAGGAATACCAAGAAAATCTGAGAGCTTCTGGGCAGTTCGGACCACTGCAATTGAATCAAAACCATAAGAAGGTAGACTATCAGTTGGAGAAATTTTGTCCTTTGGAATGCCTGCTTGATCTGATACTATCTGTGTTAGAAACTCAATAATCTCACTGGATCTTTTCACTTTGCATCTAGGCTGAGGTGCCAGCTGTGGTTGTGACTTAAGCACCAGATTCTCCAAGGAGTTAGCAAGCTCCGAAATGCTGCTCGCAGTAAAGATGTCAATTGCTCCAACAGGTGTACCAAGAAAATCTGAGAGCTTTTGTGCTGCTCGGACCACTGCAATCGAGTCAAAGCCATAAGAAGGTAGGCTGTCATTTGGGGAAATTTTATCCTTTGAAATACCTGTTTGATCAGATACTAACTGCATTAAAAACCCAACAATCTCCATGAAATTTTTCACTTTGCTTCTAGGCTGAGGGTGAATGGTAGAATCAACAGTGTGCTTCAGGAAAGGTCTCTTGATTTCCATGCCAGTTCCTGTAGTGAGAGACCGAAAAAGAGACTTCTTTTTAGATATATGATTACCACTTGCCAAGCTAAGAGTATTATCAACAAATTGCTTCATGCATTCAAATCTCCGTATTTTCCCAGATGTTGTCTTGGATATGGTTCTAGGCTTGATAAGCTTGACAGATGCAATAGTTACACCATGCTCCTCTGCTACACGTGTTCTTATGCTGTCTGCGATATTTTCAGAGACTACTTTACCATCCCTAACCTCAGCGATCACGACAAGTCCAACCTGATCAGAAGAATCAGGGATTGAGATGCCTTTCTGGGTTAAAACTTCCTCAGGAACACCAACAACAGCACAACAGCCTGGTCGAAGAACATCAGAAGAACCTTCCACTGTCTTCTCTACATCTGCAGAATAAATATTTCTACCAGCAACAATGATAAGATCTTTGATCCTTCCTGTAATAAAAAGTTTACCATCAATGATCCGTCCTAAATCACCAGTTCTTGTAAACTTTATGTTAGGGTAATTCTTGAGCCAATTGCAAAAGGTTCTCTGGCTTGTTTCCTTATTGTTCCAATAACCAACTCCAGAACTAGAACTGCTGATCCATATCTCACCCTCAGCACCATCCTCTTGATGTTCTGTCAAAGAGTCTGGATCAACAATTTTGATAACAACATCTGTATCATTTGGATCAACATACCCACAACAAATTCTTCCCTGCCAGTCTATAGAAATGGGCTTGCATTCACCAAAAGCACAGCAAACATAGACACAATTCTCAGCCAGGCCGTATCCAGGAGCAAGTACACCTTCAGAAAAGCCCAAAGGTTGAGTCAACTCTATGAACCTTTTGACAGTTTTTTGCCTCACTGGCTCTGCGGCAATCATGAGGAAGATCATTGAAGAGAGGTCATACGTTTTGTTTTTCTCAGCCTCAAGCCGTCTTATAACCAATTCAAATGCAAAGTTTGGCCCTGCACTGTGTGTTCCATGGTAGTCACTTATTGTTTCGAGCCATAGGAGGGGGTTTCTGATAAATGTCATTGGTGAAAATAGAATGGAAGTTCCTCCACTTACTAGAGTAGTGAAAAGACCCCCTATTAGACCCATGTCATGGTACTGTGGAAGCCAACTGATAAGGACAGTTTTTGAAGTACTTCTATAtcgcttcttcatcatcttcacATTGTGGATTAGTCCACTATGTGTTATCATCACACCCTTGGCGTCACCAGTGGAACCTGAAGTGAATTGTAGAAAGCACAACTCACTTGGCTGGGTCTTGGTAATCATAGGCACAACACTTTCTGAGTTGAAGCTGCCTGGACTTCGTCGATAGTTCTTAATCCATGAGTCAGTGTGAATCCATGGGAGGTCAGGCCACTGAGCTGAGCATTTCTGAGCACTCTGTGCTAGAGTGACAATATTCTTGATATAGCCTGCACGTACAGCAGCATGGTATGAAGAGGTGGATAGAATTGCCACAGCATTGCACACCTTAGAGACATTCTCAACTTTCAGAAGCGCTTGCCCACCCCTTTGCATTGGGTCAGGGGGCAAAACTGGGACTGGTATAACTCCTGCTCTGATGCATCCAAAGAATGCATCAACAAACTCCAAACCAGGTAGATGAATAAGGAGAACTCTGTCACCAGGCTTGATAATAGGCTTTGTGCTTGTCAATAGCCTATACGCAATGTAAGATGCATTATCATGAAGCTCCTGGTAGGTTCTACGATTCACGATCTTCCCTTTTTCATTGATCCAAGTGTAGATAAACTTCTCTGCAGTGACTCTATGAGTTCCCCAATATTGTAAATATCCATCCAGGGATGGAAGATGGgggaattcaactccttcaagctCACCAATATCTCTAGGAGGTGAAGGATTTCCTTTGGATAGAGGAAAAAGTCTCTGCATAAACAAGTATTAAGTATtgacaaacataagcatagttcCTTTAGGTAATAGAAGTTGAAATAATACTTGAACTATATCAGGACAGTATTTCTGGCTCACCTTAACATAAGGAATCATTGGTAGCTCACTGGCAATGGCAAAGTGTTTACAAACAGCTGAGATGGAGTATAACACATTTCTTTCAGTTAGCTCAAACGCTAGCAGACCTCCAACAAAGTAAGTGTTCTGAAAGCCTTGCAACTGAGACTCCACCTTCTCGTAGAATCCATTTTTCATGTCTGCAATGCAGGGAATCATTATTATGTAATGCAATTGAATTATTTGATAATCAGAGGCAACCCTGTCAACCTATACCTTCACTGCTGACATGAGGGAAATATTTGAATCGCCGCTGTAAAAGCACTTTCTGCACAGTTCCTCCCATAGATGTCACAACATCGGTTACACATTTAGCCACATATGGCTCCTTGATGTCTGCTGAATTCCCGTAAGACCAGAACAAGAAAATATTTGTGTCAGCAAAGAATCTTTGCATTGCCACTGGATGCCCTACTGTTGTTGGATCCTCCATGTATTCCCCAAAGTAGAAAAAGCCCTTTGGCATGTGCTCAAATCCTTCAATCTTAACAACAGTTGTATAGTAGTCAATCGTCCGTACCTTACTGAATAGCTCTCTTTCAAGATCATTCAGTTCCACCACTTCATTTTCTCCATCTGAAAAATGTCATACATAAATATATTCAGATGGCTGGAGTACTAGCTTCAATCAAACGAAAGGTGAATTTGATCATACTTACCAGTCATACTCAAAGAGCGATATGTTTTCCCATTCTTGAAAGGAAGAGCACCTGACAATATAATTTTATCAAACTCCCTAACTTCTACATCACCATTGCTATTCTTGAAAGTTACACTTGCAACACAGTTGTCACGCTTGACTCTGAGAACCTCCGTGCCACAAAGAACTTCAAATGGTAACGACCGACTAAGTTTCTCCCACAAGCTCATGTATCCATGCTTGAAACGTCGGATCTTGCCAGCCATAGAGGTTCTAGTAAACTCATGTATGAAAGCATAGGGCATGTCTTGAACAAAACCATAGCCAGAAGCAGTGTAACCATATACTACAGATTTTGGCATTGAACTTATTCCATGCTGCTTCAAAAAGTCAAGAGTTGGATCTGAAGCCAATCCACTAACTGCATGAATTCCCACTCGTCCAGACCTATTTGCCTCATCCTATAAAATGTACCAAAGAACATACATGTGAGCAACAGGAAGAAATCCTATCCAATAGTGAGTAGACCAAACCATTAGTTATTAGCACTGAAAAACATATTCCTTTTGACCGAATTTATAACTAGTCCAAATTATTCTAGAAAAACTTGCCTGTAATTTTAGCGTTAGAGATACCATGGATACATAGTCCTCAGCAACTTCAAGATCTCTAATGTTTCCTGTTTGGCTATCAATCAGAGCAAGCTTGTGTGTATCCATTTCTTCGAATTCAGAACCTAGTTCCTTTGCCAGGTGAGTTATAACAGGGGCACTGTTTGCTGCTATAACTTGTCCTCCCAGATCATATGTCCTTCCTGTATAACAATGCCCGCTTGATAAGTAAGTACACAGATGTCGAAACTCGAAACAATTGAATAAGAGTGCGTCAATCAAGTTCCTCACCCTCAATATCAATGGACTCGCACATCCCTGAAACATGATGGCATTTCTCAAACACAGTTACATTGTGATATCCTAGCTTAGCTAGTGCATATGCTGCTGATAAGCCGCTTGGCCCTGCTCCAACTATGACAATTCTGGTGTCTACTGGCAAACTTGGATGCAACTTGCTGAATTTATCGTCTATTGATTTTCCCAGATCCATATTTGACCTATTGTTGATCTTGATAAATCACCTGTGGAATTTATATGGAGAAAAAGCTCTGTTAACACCTTTTGACATTTATTTCTATGGAATCCACAAATGAACAGAGGAAATTTGGACAAGCTAATTTGCCTTCCTCTTAACGAATTATTTCTTCCAAACTATAAGTTCAGGATATGTCAGCTCGTATTTATTGTAATTAACATATCAAATAGAAACTAGGAGGTTGTACTTTTGCTTCGTCATATGAAATGTCTAGCATCAATTATTAAATAGAAATGTTACTGCTTCGaacactagcttgttgatcaacATATAATTGCTAGATAATTACTGTGAAGTGGTTGTGGTGTCACTTTAATATGACATGATGATTAGCAAGGTGAGAAATATATTTGACCATGTGCAGCAAACCACGAAGCCAAAGTAACAAGCAGATACATATCATCAAACTGTACtatcagaaaaaaaaacatcaagCACCATAATGTACTAGCTCATATCGATATGGTGCAATTAGTCTATGATAACTGTCAAGGGCTTTGCGAGGTGGATCGGCATTGTAAAAGAAGACATCAAATGGAATTGAGCTTCGCGTGTAGCCATAGCAAATATGAACCTA
Protein-coding sequences here:
- the LOC8058699 gene encoding uncharacterized protein LOC8058699, whose translation is MDLGKSIDDKFSKLHPSLPVDTRIVIVGAGPSGLSAAYALAKLGYHNVTVFEKCHHVSGMCESIDIEGRTYDLGGQVIAANSAPVITHLAKELGSEFEEMDTHKLALIDSQTGNIRDLEVAEDYVSMVSLTLKLQDEANRSGRVGIHAVSGLASDPTLDFLKQHGISSMPKSVVYGYTASGYGFVQDMPYAFIHEFTRTSMAGKIRRFKHGYMSLWEKLSRSLPFEVLCGTEVLRVKRDNCVASVTFKNSNGDVEVREFDKIILSGALPFKNGKTYRSLSMTDGENEVVELNDLERELFSKVRTIDYYTTVVKIEGFEHMPKGFFYFGEYMEDPTTVGHPVAMQRFFADTNIFLFWSYGNSADIKEPYVAKCVTDVVTSMGGTVQKVLLQRRFKYFPHVSSEDMKNGFYEKVESQLQGFQNTYFVGGLLAFELTERNVLYSISAVCKHFAIASELPMIPYVKRLFPLSKGNPSPPRDIGELEGVEFPHLPSLDGYLQYWGTHRVTAEKFIYTWINEKGKIVNRRTYQELHDNASYIAYRLLTSTKPIIKPGDRVLLIHLPGLEFVDAFFGCIRAGVIPVPVLPPDPMQRGGQALLKVENVSKVCNAVAILSTSSYHAAVRAGYIKNIVTLAQSAQKCSAQWPDLPWIHTDSWIKNYRRSPGSFNSESVVPMITKTQPSELCFLQFTSGSTGDAKGVMITHSGLIHNVKMMKKRYRSTSKTVLISWLPQYHDMGLIGGLFTTLVSGGTSILFSPMTFIRNPLLWLETISDYHGTHSAGPNFAFELVIRRLEAEKNKTYDLSSMIFLMIAAEPVRQKTVKRFIELTQPLGFSEGVLAPGYGLAENCVYVCCAFGECKPISIDWQGRICCGYVDPNDTDVVIKIVDPDSLTEHQEDGAEGEIWISSSSSGVGYWNNKETSQRTFCNWLKNYPNIKFTRTGDLGRIIDGKLFITGRIKDLIIVAGRNIYSADVEKTVEGSSDVLRPGCCAVVGVPEEVLTQKGISIPDSSDQVGLVVIAEVRDGKVVSENIADSIRTRVAEEHGVTIASVKLIKPRTISKTTSGKIRRFECMKQFVDNTLSLASGNHISKKKSLFRSLTTGTGMEIKRPFLKHTVDSTIHPQPRSKVKNFMEIVGFLMQLVSDQTGISKDKISPNDSLPSYGFDSIAVVRAAQKLSDFLGTPVGAIDIFTASSISELANSLENLVLKSQPQLAPQPRCKVKRSSEIIEFLTQIVSDQAGIPKDKISPTDSLPSYGFDSIAVVRTAQKLSDFLGIPVGAIDIFTASCIAELGSFLENLARKSQPQLEPDVSHSAEDENLVITDATSFDLSVFATGTLQLLALTYVCFILLLPAYLASSMYMSMISSVSLVKSSLLSYLSSLVLAPIAWICYALFTSLSLSTLGKPFLQPNYVLTPDISIWSVDFVKWWALNKAQSLAAKMLAVHLKGTVFLNYWFKMQGARIGSDVVIDTVDITDPSLLAVADSAVIAEGVLIQSHEVRNEVLSFRHIKIGQKASIGPYAVIQKGTIVHGGVVIPPLQKTEQGKSAYPPSGASAYMKDEAGTANMAFEHLFSIYAVGFLGALSGATVFMLYTHFSGTTASLQHFSFACVAGAFHWLPAVIAAYAVIVRETTKSPVEFALFIAFAYLSYGIIVSLLTSVANKALATRSGTKKKDMASLIQQRITIAAHLRFAKMISGTEAFCMYLRLLGAKIGRHCSIRAINPVANPQLISIGDGVHLGDFCNIVPGFYSKGFTSAEIKVQDNTVVGSGSLLLPGSVLQENVILGALSVAPQGSILLQGGVYVGAQSLTLVKNTLLTEDERIAEMDPMYKKIVGNLAANLAITTMNVKSRYFHRIGVSGRGVLRMYQDIPSLPKHKIFGAGKSFPVIVRHSNSLSADDDARLDARGASVRILSDDGEVPLLDLTLKSGNAFYARTIADFATWLVCGLPAREEQVKRAPHIRDAVWGSLRNTDSYTMLHYYSNICRLLRFEDGRQMYAKFKLRPADQGISEDSGQVVPRGILPPETGAIPRDEGDTRPLLFLADDFRRKVESPEGVRYVFQLQLRDVPADSATRDIALDCTRPWDEAEFPYIEVGEISIGSNLPAEETEKLEFNPFLRCQEVDVISATSCKQSASIDHGRSLVYEICQRVRNGEPLPASWRAFLEQSDTKIDLSGCPVIAVTRSSSDVRQATKVTLARTWYQALWATLCQPLLQTLVPYFVVGLVIFLPLRGLLAAMATGMPLYWALPIFWATSGVAAMGACAAAKWTLVGRRADGDTVHIWAPPVFLDTVWQAVRTVTAEYFAELTPGSVLFAGWMRAMGASVAVSDGVYVDSMGALLNPEMVHLERGASVGRDALLFGHIYEGEGGEVKFGRVHVGEDGFVGSRAVAMPGVRVDDGGCLGALRLAMKEEIVMNRM